The following proteins are encoded in a genomic region of Bernardetia sp. MNP-M8:
- a CDS encoding SUMF1/EgtB/PvdO family nonheme iron enzyme, with protein sequence MKQEIQKRRFTTFFLLIIGSIFLIHIPTNSFANNVKVENLYITENNFLECTIKWENSWFFNKELTTASENSSSTQKNDFIFKDGVWCFLKIRTNDYIWKHIYLSENDIFINQNTTQVSDTELETVEDKGGFFLSSIIQEEKNGVSQTSISIKLPDEIKNQFGVYDIALYAVEMVWVDEGSFFVGDGVSSQNALRKATQTNDSTDIKPFLIHSENEILVGTDQGNLYGNNGKEEFANSTIPTTFPKGYDGFWIMKYEINQNQYTDFLNTLTFKQQLNRTANSPESDVATSALITSSNALRNSIFIKEKGNENLNIPAIYEVREGKYRACNWLNAEDVAAFLDWAALRPITELEFEKAARGVTNPIKGEFSWGTPYIVDANTIQNDGTESETVSELANVTDSAGLATYNSGIEVNQLNGVLRNGFSAKGSDFSTSNFELRLQAGASFWGVMELSGNVWEYCVKINHANSLNFQRNQVGNGFLDENGNADFLSFNVIDGFIVRGGAWDSVTYAVGDFRDLSVSARYYATLKNQNRRGTTGGRGGR encoded by the coding sequence ATGTAAAAGTAGAAAATTTATACATAACAGAAAATAACTTTTTAGAGTGTACGATAAAATGGGAAAACAGTTGGTTTTTTAACAAAGAACTTACCACAGCTTCAGAAAATTCTTCTTCTACGCAAAAAAATGACTTCATTTTTAAAGATGGAGTTTGGTGTTTTTTAAAGATACGTACAAATGATTATATTTGGAAGCATATATATCTATCAGAAAATGATATTTTTATCAATCAGAATACAACTCAAGTTTCAGATACAGAATTAGAAACAGTAGAGGATAAAGGAGGCTTTTTTCTGAGTTCGATTATACAAGAAGAAAAAAACGGAGTTTCTCAAACTTCTATTTCCATAAAATTACCTGATGAAATAAAAAATCAATTTGGGGTTTATGATATTGCACTTTATGCCGTTGAAATGGTTTGGGTAGATGAGGGAAGTTTTTTTGTAGGAGATGGTGTGAGTTCTCAAAATGCCCTTCGAAAAGCCACACAGACAAATGATAGCACAGATATAAAACCATTTTTGATACACTCTGAAAATGAAATTTTGGTAGGAACAGATCAGGGCAATTTATATGGAAATAATGGAAAAGAAGAATTTGCTAACTCCACAATTCCCACTACTTTTCCAAAGGGTTATGATGGTTTTTGGATTATGAAATATGAAATTAATCAAAATCAATATACAGACTTTCTCAATACTTTGACTTTCAAACAGCAATTAAACAGAACTGCAAACTCTCCAGAAAGTGATGTTGCTACTTCTGCTTTAATAACTTCTTCAAATGCTCTTCGTAATTCTATTTTTATAAAAGAAAAAGGCAACGAAAACTTAAATATTCCTGCAATTTATGAAGTCAGAGAGGGAAAATATAGAGCTTGTAACTGGCTCAATGCAGAAGATGTAGCTGCTTTTTTAGATTGGGCAGCCTTACGACCAATTACAGAATTAGAATTTGAGAAAGCTGCACGAGGAGTAACAAATCCGATAAAAGGAGAGTTTTCTTGGGGAACACCTTATATTGTAGATGCAAATACAATTCAAAATGACGGAACAGAAAGCGAAACCGTTTCGGAACTAGCAAACGTTACAGATTCGGCAGGACTAGCAACTTACAATTCTGGAATAGAAGTCAATCAATTGAATGGAGTTTTGAGAAATGGTTTTAGTGCAAAAGGTTCTGATTTTTCTACTTCTAATTTTGAGTTACGTTTACAAGCAGGTGCAAGTTTTTGGGGAGTAATGGAACTTAGTGGAAATGTTTGGGAATACTGCGTAAAAATAAATCATGCAAACTCATTAAACTTTCAAAGAAACCAAGTAGGAAATGGTTTTTTAGATGAAAATGGAAATGCTGACTTTCTTTCTTTCAATGTAATAGACGGTTTTATTGTGCGTGGTGGTGCTTGGGATAGTGTAACCTATGCAGTGGGAGATTTTAGAGATTTATCGGTTTCGGCTCGTTATTATGCTACACTCAAAAATCAAAACAGACGTGGAACTACTGGAGGAAGAGGAGGAAGATAA
- a CDS encoding DUF6495 family protein yields the protein MNGSIRYLQTRKDKSAIFFKCLPEKVATIIINIKAEANFDFSESLLSEGLSTEQTPFILAKKQDLPYTGERNKIIETLIQDGFSESSAQDFERAEAIYQQANTK from the coding sequence ATGAACGGTTCTATTCGCTATCTTCAAACTCGTAAAGACAAAAGTGCTATTTTCTTTAAATGTTTGCCTGAAAAAGTAGCTACAATTATAATTAATATAAAAGCAGAAGCAAACTTTGATTTTTCTGAATCATTGCTTTCAGAAGGACTTTCAACAGAACAAACTCCTTTTATTTTGGCAAAAAAACAAGATTTACCTTATACAGGAGAGCGAAACAAAATTATAGAAACGCTTATTCAAGATGGATTTTCCGAATCATCTGCTCAAGATTTCGAACGTGCAGAAGCAATTTATCAACAAGCTAATACAAAGTAA
- a CDS encoding glycosyltransferase family 2 protein, whose product MRISIITPSYNQAAYLEKTIQSIISQGYDNLEYILIDGGSNDGSLEIIKKYDAHFSFWISEKDEGQSHAINKGFEKATGDIITWINSDDQLMPNALHTIAAEFEKDINKEIFVVHGKTILFGENMLDKEFGASSTDFLERSLAGLPFPQPSSFFRKELIEKYGNLKKEFHFGMDYEFFVPVFLNEKSVYIDSIFSKYLYHTESKSLTQQSGFARDYAKVFSKILSSFQNSQNTKNQEIVKNILSKFKELGFYTENQSSDDIFEITNSFTETQLHLAFCYNLLNQLIFYYEAIETKDKKEQAQSWKQVKKITSYLVKNEPDFVAKNPEIKQVYQRSKFLNPTLMGLLRKMKKVI is encoded by the coding sequence ATGCGCATTTCTATCATTACTCCCTCTTACAATCAAGCTGCTTATCTTGAAAAAACTATTCAATCTATTATTTCGCAAGGATATGATAATTTAGAATATATTTTGATTGATGGAGGAAGTAATGATGGTTCTTTGGAGATTATCAAAAAATATGACGCTCATTTTTCTTTTTGGATAAGTGAAAAAGACGAAGGGCAAAGCCACGCCATTAATAAAGGCTTTGAAAAAGCAACGGGCGACATAATTACGTGGATTAATTCGGACGACCAACTTATGCCCAATGCACTACATACTATTGCAGCCGAATTTGAGAAAGATATAAATAAAGAGATTTTTGTGGTGCATGGAAAGACAATTCTTTTCGGCGAAAATATGCTTGATAAAGAATTTGGAGCTTCTTCAACTGATTTTTTAGAACGTTCTTTGGCTGGTCTTCCTTTTCCTCAACCTTCTTCATTTTTTAGAAAAGAATTAATTGAAAAGTATGGAAACCTAAAAAAAGAATTTCATTTTGGAATGGATTATGAATTTTTTGTACCTGTCTTTCTAAATGAAAAAAGTGTTTATATAGATAGTATTTTTTCAAAATATCTCTATCATACAGAAAGTAAGAGTTTGACGCAACAAAGTGGTTTTGCTAGGGATTATGCAAAAGTTTTTAGTAAAATTTTATCCTCTTTTCAAAATAGCCAAAATACTAAAAATCAAGAAATTGTAAAAAATATACTTTCAAAATTTAAAGAATTAGGTTTTTATACAGAAAATCAAAGTTCTGATGATATTTTTGAGATAACTAATTCTTTTACAGAAACTCAACTTCATTTGGCTTTTTGTTATAATCTTCTGAATCAACTTATTTTTTATTATGAAGCCATCGAAACAAAAGACAAAAAAGAACAGGCTCAAAGTTGGAAACAAGTAAAGAAAATAACTTCTTATTTAGTCAAAAATGAACCTGATTTTGTCGCTAAAAACCCAGAAATAAAACAAGTTTATCAGCGAAGTAAATTTTTAAATCCTACACTTATGGGATTATTAAGGAAAATGAAGAAGGTAATTTGA
- a CDS encoding serine hydrolase, which yields MSFISKKSCFSFFLLSLFFLSNSSLFAQNSVVEGILQDKETKEILPFCNVYLKKTQLGTVSNSEGKFRLLIPKKQKNDTLFISYIGYKTKKIAVSDLIFQKKTVIFLETDQTKLNEIVVQDYTADFIIQKAIENIPKNYYNESHKTKSFYRVVSQKDAQQGKNYVHLSEAVFDLHLSKTDNPNQQFKLEKMRAIKDEKASKGIDLGLKPKAIFEMDIVNYKNGIDLLTKKGLKLHTFELEEYKMVDGKAAFKITFDQKEEKKSGYKGYILIDKETFAFLYFDFKLSEKGIKYNKFGDAATRVLMNLLDVHIEVVDNHYQIQYKKVGDTYYLNNVSDNTLLNFSSTRQNFNFDLDTQVDYLTTEIDTTNKTPFEEEEILGKGKLIEHQNSIYDKDFWKEYTIVLPSNDFVEIAKVLEANNKANDLKTQIEEKLHKFSKDKKVRMDSLLTFYNNEGLFNGNALIVDDGKTILQKSYNNELTQNTQNSQFRIGSLSKTFTAMLILQLENKGKISFEDSVGKFLPSYRHKQIKISELLSHQSGIPDYLKKNEYVTQIMTKAFSPKELVYRFCSDSLEFEPSKKFAYSNSNYVILARIIEKITNQDFGIVLKERIFEPLEMNDTFFGEDKTENSNLSKAFLYGKVEPFYFIQNSIGAGGITSTTEDLLKWSKALDGKNENFMSLSQIEKLFVPQAEYIDWEAYYGYGFMIDKYYFLTSKDRKIIYHPGTDFGFYTMFLKQPESDITIILLNNTGDFPRFDISEIILNEFD from the coding sequence ATGTCTTTTATCTCAAAAAAATCTTGTTTTTCCTTTTTTTTATTGTCTTTATTTTTTCTGTCAAATTCTTCTTTATTTGCTCAAAATAGCGTAGTAGAAGGTATTTTACAAGACAAAGAAACCAAAGAAATTTTACCTTTTTGTAATGTCTATCTCAAAAAGACACAACTAGGAACTGTCAGTAATTCAGAAGGAAAATTTAGACTTCTCATTCCTAAAAAGCAGAAAAACGACACACTTTTTATTTCTTATATCGGTTATAAAACCAAAAAAATAGCTGTTTCTGATTTAATTTTTCAAAAGAAAACTGTCATTTTCTTAGAAACTGACCAAACCAAGCTCAATGAAATCGTTGTTCAAGATTATACAGCCGATTTTATTATCCAAAAAGCAATAGAGAATATTCCTAAAAACTATTATAACGAATCTCATAAAACAAAAAGTTTTTATAGAGTTGTTTCCCAAAAAGATGCTCAACAAGGAAAAAACTATGTGCATTTGTCAGAAGCCGTTTTTGACCTTCATCTTTCCAAAACAGATAATCCAAATCAGCAGTTTAAGCTAGAAAAAATGAGAGCTATAAAAGATGAAAAGGCTTCAAAAGGAATTGATTTGGGACTAAAACCAAAAGCAATTTTTGAAATGGATATTGTAAATTATAAAAACGGAATTGATTTACTTACCAAAAAAGGGTTAAAACTACATACTTTTGAGCTAGAAGAGTATAAAATGGTCGATGGAAAAGCAGCTTTCAAAATTACTTTTGACCAAAAAGAGGAGAAAAAATCGGGCTACAAGGGCTATATTCTTATCGATAAAGAAACATTTGCTTTTCTTTATTTTGATTTTAAATTGAGTGAAAAAGGAATCAAATATAACAAATTTGGCGATGCAGCAACAAGAGTATTGATGAATTTGCTTGATGTTCATATCGAAGTCGTAGATAATCACTATCAAATTCAATATAAAAAAGTTGGAGATACATACTATTTGAATAATGTTTCAGATAATACGCTACTTAATTTTAGTTCTACTCGTCAGAATTTCAATTTTGATTTGGACACACAAGTTGATTATCTCACTACGGAAATTGACACGACTAATAAAACACCTTTTGAAGAAGAGGAGATTTTAGGAAAAGGAAAGCTCATCGAACATCAAAATTCTATTTATGATAAAGATTTTTGGAAAGAGTATACAATTGTTTTGCCTTCAAATGATTTTGTAGAAATTGCGAAAGTTTTGGAAGCCAACAACAAAGCAAACGACCTAAAAACTCAGATAGAGGAAAAGCTACACAAGTTTTCAAAAGATAAAAAGGTTCGAATGGACTCCCTACTTACTTTCTATAATAATGAAGGTTTGTTTAATGGAAATGCACTTATTGTTGATGATGGGAAAACAATTTTACAGAAAAGCTATAATAATGAATTAACTCAAAATACTCAAAACTCACAGTTTCGGATTGGTTCTTTGAGTAAGACTTTTACAGCTATGTTGATCTTGCAATTAGAAAATAAAGGAAAGATTAGTTTTGAAGATTCAGTAGGTAAGTTTTTACCAAGTTATAGACACAAACAAATCAAAATTTCAGAGCTTTTGAGCCATCAAAGTGGAATTCCAGATTATCTGAAAAAGAATGAATATGTTACTCAAATAATGACAAAGGCATTTTCACCAAAAGAATTAGTCTATCGTTTTTGTAGTGATAGTTTGGAGTTTGAGCCGAGTAAAAAGTTTGCTTATTCAAATTCTAATTATGTTATTTTGGCTAGAATCATTGAAAAAATAACAAATCAAGATTTCGGAATTGTTTTAAAAGAGCGAATTTTTGAACCTTTAGAAATGAATGATACTTTTTTTGGAGAAGACAAAACTGAAAATTCTAATCTATCAAAAGCCTTTTTATACGGAAAAGTAGAGCCATTTTATTTTATTCAAAATAGTATTGGAGCAGGTGGAATTACTTCGACAACAGAAGATTTATTGAAATGGAGTAAAGCATTGGATGGTAAAAACGAAAACTTTATGTCTTTATCTCAGATTGAAAAGTTATTTGTTCCACAGGCTGAATATATAGATTGGGAAGCCTATTATGGATATGGTTTTATGATTGATAAGTATTATTTCCTGACTTCCAAAGACCGAAAAATAATTTATCATCCTGGAACTGATTTTGGATTTTATACTATGTTTTTGAAGCAACCTGAATCTGATATTACAATTATTTTACTCAATAACACAGGTGATTTTCCTCGTTTTGATATAAGTGAAATTATCTTGAACGAATTTGATTAA